The DNA segment TCACGCGCTTCGACAACATGATCGCGGTGACGAACGGCGTGGACGGCGCGGCCCACGCGGCCCTCCAGGAGTCGATCGGGAACCGGTACCCGGTGAGCATCAGCCTCGGCACCGCGGTCGCCGAGCGACCGGTCGACGCGCTGGAGGCCGCGAACCGGCAGCTCCAGCTCGAAGGGAGCGCCCAGGACAAGGCCCGGACCGAGGTGCTCGCCGGCGAGTACCTCACGGAGACGACGAGATCGGACCTCCAGGTCGCGCACTTCGACGTCGTCAACGCGACCGGGAAGTACACCGATCGGCTCAACGAGTTCGACACGTTCATCAACATCGAACGGGCGTACGCCTCCCTCATGCGCTACCTCCGGGAGCGGCACGGCGCGCTCTCCTTCTTCGTCGGGGGCGACAACATCATCGCCGTCTGTCCGGACCTCCCCGAGCGCGCGTTCGCCGACGCGGTCGCGCACGTCGAAGACGACGTGGAGGTGGAGCTGCAGGTCGGCGTCGGCCGGGGCGCCTCCGCCCACGAGGCGGGGTTCGCCGCCAAACACGCGCTGGAGGACTGCCGCCACGACGGCACGAGCGTCGAGCTGTTCGGCGCCCCCGCCGCCAGCGACTGAGTCCGGATTCCGGCCCGCAACGACCGAGCCAGGATCCCGGCCCGCAACGACCGGATCGAAGCCCGCTACGGCGCTGTTATCTATACTGATAACCGCGGCTCCAGTTTTATATACGCCGGCCGGGAAGCCTCGCTCAACATGTCTGATGAGATAGTGTTCGTCTGCACGGCGGACGGCTGCGACGAGGGGCCGTGGGAGGGATCCCACGACGCGATGGCCCACTGCGCCGAACACCCCGACCACGGCTACACCGGACGGCCGCGGAGCGAGGTCGACGCCG comes from the Halorubrum depositum genome and includes:
- a CDS encoding GTP cyclohydrolase III; translated protein: MTTTQVTLVQIDNYGPWTTTPEPRREMDLQTLQSRLFADIAQFVGHRDAYVFFTRFDNMIAVTNGVDGAAHAALQESIGNRYPVSISLGTAVAERPVDALEAANRQLQLEGSAQDKARTEVLAGEYLTETTRSDLQVAHFDVVNATGKYTDRLNEFDTFINIERAYASLMRYLRERHGALSFFVGGDNIIAVCPDLPERAFADAVAHVEDDVEVELQVGVGRGASAHEAGFAAKHALEDCRHDGTSVELFGAPAASD